The following are encoded in a window of Thermococcus sp. CX2 genomic DNA:
- a CDS encoding RNA-binding domain-containing protein, with protein sequence MFEEVEVEAYVYPTEDIEKVKKAMLNLVPELEFEAFDRGDYIILTGRTKSKKALQRLYELFRGQAILDTARSFLEEGYFGEEIIIKVNKQAAYAGKVNFNEESPLGPITIIIRTKDPHRLMKWLAPRTKDGVPIE encoded by the coding sequence ATGTTTGAGGAAGTCGAAGTTGAGGCTTACGTTTATCCAACTGAGGATATCGAGAAGGTCAAAAAGGCCATGCTGAACCTCGTTCCAGAACTGGAGTTCGAGGCCTTCGATAGGGGCGACTACATCATTCTGACGGGCAGAACCAAGAGCAAGAAAGCCCTCCAGAGGCTTTACGAGCTCTTCCGCGGGCAGGCCATACTCGACACGGCGCGCTCTTTCCTTGAGGAGGGCTACTTTGGTGAGGAGATCATAATAAAGGTCAACAAGCAGGCGGCATACGCCGGGAAGGTGAACTTCAACGAGGAATCTCCCCTCGGCCCGATAACGATAATCATCCGCACGAAGGATCCCCACAGGCTGATGAAGTGGCTCGCCCCGAGGACGAAGGACGGAGTACCGATAGAATAA
- a CDS encoding helix-turn-helix transcriptional regulator produces the protein MKNRLRELREAGGLTQEELAKALGVTRQTIIAIERGKYDPSLKLAFRIARFFGVKIEDIFVYEGD, from the coding sequence GTGAAAAACCGCCTCCGCGAGCTTAGGGAAGCCGGAGGCTTAACCCAGGAGGAACTCGCTAAAGCCTTAGGCGTCACGAGGCAGACGATAATAGCTATTGAAAGGGGGAAATACGACCCCTCCCTTAAGCTAGCCTTCAGGATAGCGCGCTTTTTTGGCGTTAAGATTGAGGATATATTTGTGTATGAAGGTGATTAG
- a CDS encoding ATP-dependent DNA helicase, with protein MRIEELPVDERVKRIIRERGIEELYPPQAKALKSGVLEGKNLVLAIPTASGKTLVSEIVMVNKLLREGGKAIYLVPLKALAEEKYREFKAWEVLGLRVAVTTGDYDSTDEWLGKYDIIVATAEKFDSLLRHGSSWIRDVKLVVADEVHLIGSYDRGATLEMILSHMLDKAQILALSATVGNAEELAEWLNAELVVSDWRPVELRKGVFSHGQLFWEDGKIDRYPSSWDSLVVDAIKKGKQALVFVNTRRSAEKEAVSLASKVYRLLTKPEQRKLEELAESLESNPTNDRLREALKKGVAFHHAGLGRSERTVIEDAFREGLIKVITATPTLSAGINLPAFRVIIRDTKRYSNFGWVDIPVLEVQQMMGRAGRPKYDKRGEAIIVAKTEDPKKLMERYVFGKPEKLFSMLSNESAFRGQILALITNFGIGNFRELIEFLERTFYFHQRSDTSQLEWKAKEIVYFLIENEFIDLDLNDHFMPLPFGRRTSQLYIDPLTAKKFRDAFPKLEKNPNPFGIFQLIASTPDMGTLNARRKEMEDYLDLAYEMEEKLYVNIPYWEDYAFQSFINEVKTAKILLDWINEVPETRIYDTYNIDPGDLYRILELADWLMYSLIELYKLFEPKEEVLAYLRNLHLRLRHGVREELLELVRLPNIGRKRARALYNAGFRTQEDIIRAKVSELLAVEGIGMKVIEGLFRHFGVELPGASKKGTDERNPKKRRGTLDDFLR; from the coding sequence ATGAGAATTGAGGAGCTTCCCGTTGATGAGCGAGTTAAAAGGATCATCCGGGAGAGAGGCATAGAGGAGCTCTATCCCCCTCAGGCCAAAGCTTTGAAGAGCGGGGTGCTTGAGGGGAAGAACCTAGTCCTTGCCATCCCTACGGCCAGCGGGAAAACCCTCGTTTCTGAGATAGTGATGGTCAACAAACTCCTGCGTGAGGGCGGAAAAGCGATCTATCTCGTCCCTCTTAAGGCCCTCGCCGAGGAGAAGTACCGCGAGTTCAAAGCCTGGGAAGTGCTGGGACTGCGCGTCGCGGTGACGACGGGGGATTATGACTCCACTGATGAGTGGCTCGGAAAGTACGACATAATAGTCGCCACCGCCGAGAAGTTCGACTCCCTCCTGAGGCATGGTTCAAGCTGGATTAGGGACGTCAAGCTCGTAGTCGCGGACGAAGTCCACCTCATAGGCTCCTACGATAGAGGAGCAACGCTGGAGATGATTCTCAGCCATATGCTCGATAAGGCTCAAATCCTAGCCCTGAGCGCCACCGTTGGAAACGCAGAAGAGTTGGCAGAGTGGCTCAACGCTGAGCTCGTTGTGAGCGACTGGCGTCCGGTGGAGCTGAGAAAGGGAGTCTTCTCCCACGGCCAGCTCTTCTGGGAGGACGGTAAAATAGACCGGTATCCTTCGAGCTGGGATTCCCTTGTGGTTGATGCAATAAAAAAGGGCAAGCAAGCACTCGTCTTTGTGAACACGAGACGCTCGGCTGAAAAGGAGGCAGTTAGCCTTGCCTCCAAGGTTTACAGACTCCTCACGAAGCCCGAGCAGAGAAAGCTGGAGGAGCTGGCGGAGTCGCTGGAGAGTAACCCCACCAACGACAGGCTGAGGGAAGCACTGAAGAAGGGTGTGGCTTTCCACCATGCTGGGCTGGGGAGGAGCGAGAGGACGGTGATAGAAGATGCCTTCAGGGAAGGCCTGATTAAGGTAATAACAGCGACTCCGACGCTTTCTGCTGGAATAAACCTCCCCGCGTTTCGCGTCATAATACGGGACACCAAGCGCTACTCCAACTTCGGCTGGGTGGACATACCTGTCTTAGAGGTTCAGCAGATGATGGGGCGCGCTGGAAGGCCCAAGTACGACAAGCGCGGAGAGGCCATAATAGTGGCCAAGACCGAGGATCCAAAGAAGCTGATGGAGCGCTACGTCTTTGGAAAGCCGGAAAAGCTCTTCTCAATGCTATCTAACGAATCGGCCTTCAGGGGACAGATTCTGGCCCTAATCACCAACTTCGGCATCGGAAACTTCCGCGAGCTGATAGAGTTCCTTGAGAGGACATTCTACTTCCACCAGAGGAGCGACACCTCTCAGCTGGAGTGGAAGGCGAAGGAGATAGTCTACTTCCTCATCGAGAACGAGTTCATAGACCTTGACCTTAACGACCATTTCATGCCCCTGCCATTCGGCAGAAGAACGTCGCAGCTCTACATAGACCCGCTCACGGCCAAGAAGTTCCGCGATGCGTTCCCAAAGCTGGAGAAGAATCCAAATCCCTTTGGAATCTTCCAGTTGATAGCCTCCACACCAGACATGGGCACGCTGAACGCGCGCAGGAAGGAGATGGAGGACTATCTCGACCTGGCATACGAGATGGAAGAGAAGCTCTACGTCAACATCCCCTACTGGGAGGACTACGCCTTCCAGAGCTTCATCAACGAGGTAAAAACGGCAAAAATCCTCCTCGACTGGATAAACGAAGTGCCCGAGACGAGGATATACGACACCTACAACATAGACCCCGGCGACCTCTACAGAATCCTCGAGCTTGCTGACTGGCTGATGTATTCACTCATCGAGCTCTACAAGCTCTTCGAGCCGAAGGAGGAGGTTTTAGCTTACCTCAGGAATCTCCACCTCCGCCTGAGGCACGGTGTTAGGGAAGAGCTCCTCGAGCTCGTCAGGCTACCCAACATCGGCAGGAAGAGGGCGAGGGCGCTCTATAACGCGGGCTTCAGGACGCAGGAGGACATAATCAGGGCCAAGGTGAGCGAGCTCCTCGCGGTCGAGGGGATAGGTATGAAGGTCATCGAAGGGCTGTTCAGGCACTTCGGCGTTGAGCTTCCAGGGGCATCAAAGAAAGGAACAGACGAGAGAAACCCCAAAAAGCGCAGGGGAACGCTCGACGACTTCCTTAGATAA
- a CDS encoding ABC transporter permease → MSDFWVMAKKELKNLFRDRKLLFGLVVIPLILFPIMGKVINVGIEQAQGETKVAIVNFDEGKYGEVLIKALEVTPNVTVTVINATSLDEALRKAVVEKQNVLVVIPPDFSAKLEGNEKATVQVYGIFTSIGAGIKESVSEGRINAVIGLLGDEIAKIKVEQLGAQNPDAILQPIETESRSVINGKVVDVSPSLVSNVIASQAFSIPMIVFLMVMITSQMAAGAMAAEKENKTLETLLTLPVARTKIVGAKIFGTAVMGLVAALAYMIGMRSYLGSFGLGAVGITLEDIGLQVTPTGMLLFSLVVFLTIIFALSLAMILAIFAEDVQSATTVVSAVIMPLAFPAFLLMYTGINDLPVAVKYLLLAIPFTHPIVDYRHILLGDYAPVLPSVAYLALMAGLTLYVTAWIFSTEKVLTAKISWGRKKRE, encoded by the coding sequence ATGAGTGACTTCTGGGTGATGGCAAAGAAGGAGCTTAAGAACCTCTTCAGGGACAGGAAGCTTCTCTTTGGCCTCGTGGTGATTCCCCTCATCCTGTTTCCCATCATGGGTAAGGTGATAAACGTCGGCATAGAGCAGGCCCAGGGCGAGACTAAGGTCGCCATAGTGAACTTCGATGAGGGGAAGTACGGGGAGGTCCTCATAAAGGCCCTTGAGGTTACCCCAAACGTGACCGTTACCGTTATTAACGCCACCTCGCTCGACGAGGCTCTCAGGAAGGCTGTTGTGGAGAAGCAGAACGTTTTGGTTGTAATTCCTCCGGACTTCTCGGCTAAACTGGAAGGCAACGAGAAGGCTACTGTGCAGGTTTACGGGATATTTACGTCCATAGGTGCAGGAATAAAGGAAAGCGTCAGCGAGGGCAGGATAAACGCGGTTATAGGGCTTCTCGGAGACGAGATAGCCAAGATAAAGGTAGAACAGCTCGGTGCCCAGAATCCCGATGCCATCCTCCAGCCGATAGAGACGGAGAGCAGGTCGGTAATCAACGGCAAGGTCGTTGACGTCTCTCCAAGTCTGGTTTCCAACGTCATAGCCTCTCAGGCGTTCTCGATACCGATGATAGTCTTCCTCATGGTCATGATAACCTCCCAGATGGCCGCAGGGGCGATGGCGGCTGAAAAGGAGAACAAGACCCTTGAGACCCTCCTGACGCTTCCGGTGGCGAGGACGAAGATAGTCGGCGCGAAGATATTCGGTACCGCCGTGATGGGCCTAGTCGCGGCTTTAGCCTATATGATTGGAATGCGCAGCTACCTCGGCTCCTTTGGACTGGGCGCTGTTGGCATAACCCTTGAAGACATCGGACTCCAGGTTACTCCGACGGGCATGCTCCTATTCTCCCTTGTGGTCTTCCTGACCATAATATTTGCCCTCAGCCTGGCGATGATACTGGCTATCTTTGCCGAAGACGTCCAGAGCGCCACCACCGTTGTAAGCGCCGTCATAATGCCACTGGCCTTCCCGGCCTTCCTCCTGATGTACACGGGCATCAACGATCTGCCCGTGGCCGTCAAATACCTCCTGCTGGCGATTCCCTTCACGCACCCCATAGTGGACTACCGCCACATACTCCTTGGGGATTACGCCCCCGTGCTACCCAGCGTGGCCTACCTCGCCCTTATGGCCGGGCTGACGCTCTACGTTACTGCCTGGATATTCTCAACCGAGAAGGTTCTGACGGCGAAGATAAGCTGGGGGAGGAAGAAAAGAGAGTGA
- a CDS encoding ABC transporter permease, producing MSREEYKKNVLDRFSDWLIEAIGSFISLFKKDWKRKNRSKMEEWKLMLYALNRSPPGLIGLALVLMFVFLGIFGPSLAPWSYRFFPTNYNFETYLAPPGSSFVLNVTEIRGDQVISYITTIHYPLGADHYGRDLLSLILYGARVSFVISILVVALGVPLGIILGLIAGYYGGKVDELVMRITDVFLAFPALILAIAFSAVLPQRLQDFISAHESVQSFVLWLFALEPQDAGNLGKLLAVILAMIIVWWPAYARITRGSTLTERENLYVEAARAIGLSSRTIMFKHILPNIIGPILVYITLDFGGVILMEAGLSFLGLGATPPIADWGRIVYDGSQYFPEKWWLVTFSGFMIMLVALGWNLLGDTMRDILDPKTRRSIEFKVKKSKEGESNA from the coding sequence ATGAGCAGGGAGGAGTACAAGAAAAACGTCCTCGACAGGTTTTCTGACTGGCTCATCGAGGCCATAGGCTCTTTCATCAGCCTTTTCAAAAAGGACTGGAAGAGGAAGAACCGCTCCAAGATGGAAGAGTGGAAGCTCATGCTCTACGCCCTCAACCGCTCGCCCCCGGGCTTGATAGGCCTCGCCCTCGTGCTGATGTTCGTGTTCCTCGGAATATTCGGCCCGAGCCTCGCACCGTGGAGCTACCGCTTCTTCCCGACCAACTACAACTTCGAGACATACCTCGCGCCGCCGGGCTCGAGCTTCGTTCTTAACGTCACTGAGATCCGGGGAGACCAAGTTATCAGCTACATTACCACCATACACTACCCGCTCGGCGCCGACCACTACGGAAGGGACCTGCTCAGCCTCATCCTCTACGGCGCCAGGGTTTCCTTCGTGATATCAATACTCGTCGTTGCCCTCGGAGTTCCGCTCGGCATAATCCTGGGACTAATAGCGGGTTACTACGGCGGCAAGGTTGACGAGCTCGTGATGCGCATCACCGACGTCTTCCTTGCCTTCCCGGCGCTCATACTGGCGATAGCGTTCTCAGCTGTGCTCCCCCAGAGGCTCCAGGACTTCATCTCGGCCCATGAGTCGGTTCAGAGCTTCGTGCTCTGGCTCTTCGCCCTTGAGCCCCAGGATGCAGGCAACCTCGGAAAGCTGCTCGCGGTTATACTGGCAATGATAATCGTCTGGTGGCCGGCATACGCAAGGATAACCCGTGGCTCAACGCTTACCGAGAGGGAAAACCTCTACGTTGAAGCCGCCAGAGCGATAGGGCTCAGCTCAAGGACGATAATGTTCAAGCACATCCTCCCCAACATCATCGGCCCAATACTCGTCTACATCACCCTTGACTTCGGCGGTGTCATACTGATGGAGGCCGGCCTGAGCTTCCTTGGCCTCGGAGCAACGCCGCCGATAGCAGACTGGGGAAGGATAGTCTACGACGGCTCCCAGTACTTCCCGGAGAAGTGGTGGCTGGTTACGTTCTCGGGATTCATGATAATGCTCGTCGCCCTTGGCTGGAACCTGCTCGGAGACACGATGAGGGACATCCTCGACCCGAAGACGAGGAGGAGCATAGAGTTCAAGGTCAAGAAGAGCAAGGAGGGTGAGAGCAATGCCTGA
- a CDS encoding ABC transporter ATP-binding protein, with amino-acid sequence MSEPILKVENLKKYFPIRGLFRTIGYVKAVDGVSFEINRGETFGLVGESGCGKTTTGRTILRLIEPTDGKIIFQGKDVTHLKGEEMKWFRRKAQIMFQDPYSSLNPRQTVFEIIMEPVRFHGIQVNDPEEFVVGLLESVGLNEMHLYRYPHEFSGGQRQRIALARLLALKPEFIVLDEPTSALDVSVQANILNTLKDLQREHGFTYLFISHDLGVVKYMSHRMGVMYLGKLVEVGPAERIFENPLHPYTKFLLSAIPVPDPDLARELKEKRMKVEGEPPSPINPPAGCRFHPRCPFAEERCRKEKPPLIEVEKDHYVACWLYAKF; translated from the coding sequence ATGAGCGAGCCGATACTCAAGGTTGAGAACCTAAAGAAGTACTTCCCGATCAGGGGTCTCTTCAGGACGATCGGCTACGTCAAGGCGGTCGATGGGGTAAGCTTCGAGATAAACCGCGGCGAGACCTTCGGCCTCGTTGGCGAAAGCGGCTGCGGCAAGACCACGACCGGAAGGACGATACTCCGCCTGATAGAGCCCACGGACGGAAAGATAATCTTCCAGGGCAAGGACGTCACCCACCTGAAGGGCGAGGAGATGAAGTGGTTCAGGAGAAAAGCCCAGATAATGTTCCAGGACCCGTACTCGTCGCTCAACCCCAGGCAGACGGTCTTTGAAATCATCATGGAACCCGTCCGCTTCCACGGCATCCAGGTGAACGACCCGGAGGAGTTCGTGGTGGGGCTCCTCGAGAGCGTCGGCCTCAACGAGATGCACCTCTACCGCTACCCCCATGAGTTTTCGGGCGGCCAGAGGCAGCGCATAGCCCTCGCGAGGCTCCTGGCGCTTAAACCAGAGTTCATAGTCCTCGACGAGCCAACTTCAGCTCTGGACGTCTCCGTCCAAGCAAACATCCTCAACACGCTGAAGGACCTCCAGAGGGAGCACGGCTTTACATACCTCTTCATCAGCCACGACCTCGGCGTTGTGAAGTACATGAGCCACAGGATGGGCGTGATGTACCTTGGCAAGCTCGTTGAGGTCGGCCCCGCTGAGAGGATATTCGAGAACCCGCTGCACCCGTACACGAAGTTCCTCCTCTCAGCCATACCTGTTCCGGACCCAGACCTCGCCAGGGAACTCAAGGAGAAGCGCATGAAGGTCGAAGGCGAGCCGCCGAGCCCGATAAACCCGCCCGCCGGCTGTCGCTTCCACCCGCGCTGTCCCTTCGCGGAGGAGAGGTGCAGGAAGGAGAAACCTCCGCTCATCGAGGTCGAGAAGGACCACTACGTCGCCTGCTGGCTCTACGCCAAGTTTTAG
- a CDS encoding ABC transporter ATP-binding protein, producing the protein MAVIKVENLEKDYGKVKALKGISFEVKEGEIFGLIGPNGAGKSTTLKILATLLKPTAGKAIIAGYDVVKDAPKVRELISYLPEEAGAYKNLTGIEYLEFMARLYAKGGRKVEEMLELGVKISDLGERLHDKVSTYSKGMTRKLLLARALMVKPKLAILDEPASGLDIVNAYTIRKTIRDFARNEGVTFLISSHNMLEVEYLCDRVALINQGRIVEMGTPAELKDKYGAKNLEEVFMRAVGAEINEPVGGEGS; encoded by the coding sequence ATGGCGGTCATAAAAGTTGAAAACCTCGAAAAAGACTATGGGAAGGTTAAAGCCCTAAAGGGGATAAGCTTTGAGGTTAAAGAGGGTGAGATATTTGGTCTGATAGGGCCAAACGGCGCAGGTAAGAGCACTACGCTGAAAATACTCGCCACCTTATTGAAGCCAACCGCTGGGAAGGCGATCATAGCTGGTTACGATGTTGTCAAAGATGCCCCGAAGGTGAGGGAGCTGATAAGCTACCTGCCGGAGGAGGCAGGGGCTTACAAAAACCTCACTGGCATCGAGTACCTCGAATTCATGGCGAGGCTATACGCGAAGGGTGGAAGAAAGGTGGAGGAAATGCTTGAGCTCGGTGTCAAGATTTCAGACCTCGGCGAGAGGCTCCACGATAAGGTCTCCACTTACTCCAAGGGCATGACGAGGAAGCTCCTCCTCGCGAGGGCCCTGATGGTGAAGCCGAAGCTGGCCATCCTAGACGAGCCCGCGAGCGGGCTGGACATAGTCAATGCTTACACCATACGGAAGACCATAAGGGATTTCGCGAGGAACGAGGGCGTTACCTTCCTCATATCGAGCCACAACATGCTGGAGGTCGAGTACCTCTGCGACCGAGTGGCGCTCATCAACCAGGGCAGGATAGTTGAAATGGGCACTCCAGCAGAGCTGAAGGATAAGTACGGCGCTAAAAACCTTGAGGAGGTCTTCATGAGGGCTGTCGGTGCTGAAATCAACGAGCCCGTCGGGGGTGAGGGCTCATGA
- a CDS encoding ZIP family metal transporter: protein MLENSITNLAEWLLGISGGSILWVSFYAGLFVAVMTSLGAMVAIFAKNIPERGVDFSLSFAAGVMIVASFTSLILPAIDSTGSFAPAGIGIALGVLLVFLIDRIIPHEHMVKGYEGPSDLENKLRKAWLLVFALVIHNLPEGLAIGTSLIYNLEVGLVTAIAIGIQDFPEGTVVSLPLAVIQKKRLQPILIGILSGLAEMAMVIIGAVFFTAFEWSLPYGLGLAGGAMLYVTVKEMIPEIYKREENDILVTLGFFVGFYVMLFLDSMLG, encoded by the coding sequence GTGTTAGAGAACTCCATCACGAACCTGGCCGAGTGGCTGCTTGGAATCTCTGGGGGTAGCATTCTCTGGGTATCTTTCTACGCGGGCCTGTTCGTGGCCGTGATGACTTCTCTCGGCGCAATGGTTGCCATCTTCGCCAAGAACATACCCGAGAGGGGCGTGGACTTCAGCCTCAGCTTCGCCGCCGGCGTCATGATAGTGGCTAGCTTTACGAGCTTAATCCTCCCGGCGATAGATAGCACGGGTAGCTTTGCCCCTGCCGGGATTGGTATAGCCCTCGGTGTGCTGCTGGTCTTCCTGATAGACCGCATCATTCCCCACGAGCACATGGTTAAGGGCTATGAGGGGCCCAGCGATTTGGAGAACAAGCTCAGAAAGGCCTGGCTCCTCGTCTTCGCACTCGTAATCCACAACCTTCCCGAGGGCTTGGCTATCGGCACTTCTCTCATCTACAACCTTGAGGTTGGCCTCGTGACGGCCATAGCGATAGGCATCCAGGACTTCCCGGAGGGGACTGTGGTTTCCCTTCCCCTCGCGGTCATCCAGAAGAAGCGCCTCCAGCCAATCCTCATAGGCATCCTCAGCGGACTGGCCGAGATGGCGATGGTCATCATTGGGGCGGTCTTCTTCACGGCCTTCGAGTGGTCTCTACCCTACGGTCTCGGACTCGCGGGAGGGGCGATGCTCTACGTTACTGTCAAGGAGATGATTCCCGAGATATACAAAAGAGAAGAGAACGACATACTCGTAACCCTTGGTTTCTTTGTGGGCTTCTACGTGATGCTGTTCCTTGACTCAATGCTCGGCTAA
- a CDS encoding ABC transporter ATP-binding protein: MPEPILEVRDLTVHFYTYAGIVKAIEKVSFDVYRGETFALVGETGCGKSVTSRALTQLIESPGRIVEGSVLYHREDGSTVDLLKLSEEEIREIRGNEIAYIFQDPHASLDPLYTVGYQIAEAMVVHKTVKDWKEGFKRAVDILRHVLIPDPERRVKNYPHEMSGGMKQRVVIGIGVSNNPKILIADEPTTALDVTVQAQILDLMNKLKQEYNTTVILITHNMGVVAEMADRVAVMYAGKIVEIGSVEQIFKNPLHPYTQGLLRAVPNPLGKIDRLETIPGTVPNLIEPPSGCRFHPRCPRVMGVCRQKVPELKEIEPGHFVACHLY; the protein is encoded by the coding sequence ATGCCTGAGCCGATTCTTGAAGTTCGCGATTTAACTGTTCACTTCTACACCTACGCCGGCATAGTCAAGGCCATCGAGAAGGTTTCTTTCGACGTCTACCGCGGCGAGACCTTCGCGCTCGTCGGCGAAACCGGCTGCGGAAAAAGCGTGACCTCGAGGGCATTAACTCAGCTCATCGAGAGCCCCGGAAGAATAGTTGAGGGAAGCGTTCTCTACCACAGGGAGGACGGTTCCACAGTCGACCTGCTCAAGCTGAGCGAGGAGGAGATAAGGGAAATCAGGGGCAACGAAATAGCCTACATCTTCCAGGACCCACACGCCTCGCTTGACCCGCTCTACACCGTCGGCTATCAAATAGCCGAGGCGATGGTCGTCCACAAAACAGTCAAAGACTGGAAGGAGGGCTTCAAGCGGGCCGTCGACATACTCAGGCACGTTCTAATTCCCGACCCAGAGAGAAGGGTGAAGAACTATCCACACGAGATGAGCGGAGGAATGAAGCAGCGTGTCGTGATTGGAATCGGCGTCTCCAACAACCCCAAGATTCTCATCGCGGACGAGCCCACCACCGCCCTCGACGTTACCGTCCAGGCGCAGATACTCGACCTCATGAACAAACTAAAGCAGGAATACAACACGACGGTCATACTGATCACCCACAACATGGGCGTCGTCGCCGAGATGGCCGATCGCGTGGCCGTTATGTACGCGGGCAAAATCGTTGAGATTGGCTCGGTAGAGCAGATATTCAAGAACCCGCTGCACCCCTACACCCAGGGACTCCTCAGGGCCGTTCCCAACCCTCTCGGAAAGATAGACAGGCTTGAGACGATTCCAGGGACTGTTCCAAACCTCATAGAGCCCCCGAGCGGCTGCCGCTTCCATCCCCGTTGCCCAAGGGTCATGGGCGTGTGCAGGCAGAAGGTTCCCGAGCTGAAGGAGATAGAGCCCGGTCACTTCGTTGCCTGCCACCTTTACTGA
- a CDS encoding dephospho-CoA kinase — MIIIVTGMPGSGKSKIVWEFARRGIPHVSMGDVVREEAERRGIPKTKEGMAKVSIRLRQELGQNAVAKLTVPKVRELLEKHRVVIIDGVRSLDEIGTFRSAFPDEEIVIVAVHTPPKQRFERLRERGRSDDPQSWEDFEERDWKELKFGIGNVIAMADYMIVNDGPKEEYEKKVKELVERILAEH, encoded by the coding sequence ATGATAATCATCGTAACTGGAATGCCGGGTTCTGGAAAGAGCAAAATCGTCTGGGAGTTCGCCAGGAGAGGAATCCCTCACGTTTCTATGGGAGACGTCGTAAGGGAAGAGGCGGAGCGCAGGGGAATCCCCAAGACCAAGGAGGGCATGGCGAAGGTTAGCATCCGCCTGAGGCAGGAGCTCGGACAGAATGCAGTAGCAAAACTCACTGTTCCGAAGGTAAGGGAGCTCCTTGAGAAGCACCGGGTGGTAATCATCGACGGCGTCCGCTCGCTCGACGAGATAGGAACCTTTAGGAGCGCCTTTCCCGATGAGGAGATCGTTATCGTTGCCGTCCACACCCCGCCGAAGCAGCGCTTCGAGAGGCTCAGAGAGAGGGGAAGGAGCGACGACCCGCAGAGCTGGGAGGACTTCGAGGAGCGCGATTGGAAGGAGCTCAAGTTCGGCATAGGCAACGTCATAGCGATGGCCGACTACATGATAGTCAACGACGGACCGAAGGAAGAATATGAGAAAAAGGTCAAGGAGCTCGTGGAGAGGATTTTAGCCGAGCATTGA